TCCCCGAGTCCGAAGTGATTCGCTGTTTAGCGCGGCTTGATCGGCTCAAGTTGATTGAGCTCTTGCCGAAGAATCACATCAAGCTCCTGATCTTGCCAAATTTTGCCTGGCGCAAGAATGGACCGATCGAAGAATTCTTCAACACCCATATGCGCGAAGATTTTCTCAAGAGCCGGTTTGATGCCGAGGGTGAAGGATTTTTGTTTATCTCAGGCATGCTGTCCCGAAGTTCCAATGAGGTCTTGCGAAAGAAGTTCGAACAACTCGCGGCCGAGTTCGATGACCTCAACCGCCAAGACAGGCGATTGCCCATTGCGCAGCGATTCGGATCCAGCATGATATTGGCGATGCGACCGTGGCGGCCCGCGGTGTTCGAACGCTTCCTGCGAAAAAAGGATTGAGCCGCTGCCCGGTCGCCAGATTGCGCAGCTGAAAGTTAAAAGGGTTAGGCTTGGCTAATTGCGTAATCAGTTCCAGCGGAAAACGTTATTTTTATTAGCGCGAGCCTAGTGATTATGTTTCCGGAGTTTGCGGCGATCAGAGTTTCCCGCCCGCGCTGCCTAAATTAATTTCAGCAGAAATCTGCATCACCGGG
The DNA window shown above is from Burkholderiales bacterium and carries:
- a CDS encoding helix-turn-helix transcriptional regulator, with product MAQTEALVATLKTALKLRGLTYRNVAKALGLSEASVKRLFAQSGFSLARLDTLCSLMGIEITDLVEMMEVGRSRISELTQRQEQELVSDTKLLLVAFLVVNSWTFHEILDYYTLPESEVIRCLARLDRLKLIELLPKNHIKLLILPNFAWRKNGPIEEFFNTHMREDFLKSRFDAEGEGFLFISGMLSRSSNEVLRKKFEQLAAEFDDLNRQDRRLPIAQRFGSSMILAMRPWRPAVFERFLRKKD